The following proteins come from a genomic window of Solea solea chromosome 3, fSolSol10.1, whole genome shotgun sequence:
- the cdnf gene encoding cerebral dopamine neurotrophic factor, translating into MLVLSLVILLFFRGTSSSAAGSCEVCVGFLHRLYDSLTSAHKELTPALVEEELDQACTVAQGKEARLCYYLGASSDAATRVTASVSQPLASHVPVEKICQRLSSTDTQICQLRYESQLKDLSSDGLGKLRVLELRNILASWGEECRGCLEKHEFVSLIQRKAPQHIHTMEL; encoded by the exons ATGTTGGTGTTGTCTCTTGTCattcttctgtttttcagagggacttcttcttctgctgctggcAGCTGTGAAG tgtgtgtgggttttctccacagACTCTATGACAGCCTGACTTCGGCCCACAAGGAGCTGACCCCTGctctggtggaggaggagctggaccaAGCCTGCACTGTCGCGCAGGGGAAGGAGGCCAGGCTG TGTTACTACCTTGGAGCCAGCAGTGATGCAGCGACACGTGTCACGGCATCAGTGTCACAACCTCTGGCCTCCCACGTCCCCGTGGAGAAGATCTGTCAGCGTCtcagcagcactgacacacagatTTGTCAGCTTAGATATG agtCTCAGCTGAAAGATCTGAGCAGTGATGGACTCGGGAAGCTGAGGGTTCTTGAGCTGAGGAACATCTTAGCGTCCTGGGGAGAAGAGTGTCGAGGTTGCCTGGAGAAACACGAGTTTGTCAGCCTCATCCAGAGGAAAGCACCGCAGCACATTCACACTATGGAGCTATGA
- the irak3 gene encoding interleukin-1 receptor-associated kinase 3: MDTFLYDVPPLVLERFCRVMDCGGDTLGWRALAVRVVPSYSEVRMLERLEAAGRSPTRELLWSWAQQNTRVQDLLMVLQDMGHHRALQLFQSPARESPLPQSHRHVEDDFTPSSVTPTSETQPRVITLRDIIEGTRHFHHDMRIAEGPFASVYRACVGNKTFAVKVFKQINSVSWKKQWELFRKEMEIHRMCQHPNILDLVDCFSDEGHYCLVYPYLPNGSLHHRLHQQKQECPLSWEERLAIIKGIAKALHHLHTAQPCPVICGNISSANIFLDDALQPKLSDFGLARLRPKSASQSCTITLNTGSHSNLGYLPEEYIRDGKLSSSLDVYSFGMLILEAITGRKVIEDGPRPTLLRDVFVTVVEESGGGLDSCLQFLDRTAGQWPTSMALKLLDLAMNCIVSRHRQRPNMENVLLALSELLLPPRCPLADQPHSLDDIAAIYVVHSPSSSILVEHDEQSVVPGSPAQEGPCEYSQSEVTYLSDSMAAHDEAEADLYSSFPVQCSCSSEEGGLPCEDCRANGLVSDPTGSPHSDLCVVENVAKCRLKNKLSFYNKGLIDTEELFSETPMQQGAERQQSSMQSPVGTKSQ; encoded by the exons ATGGACACTTTCCTCTACGACGTCCCTCCTCTGGTGCTGGAGCGGTTCTGTCGAGTCATGGACTGCGGGGGAGACACGCTCGGCTGGCGGGCACTAG CTGTCCGCGTTGTTCCCAGCTACTCAGAAGTTCGTATGTTGGAGCGTCTGGAGGCGGCGGGTCGCAGCCCCACCAGAGAGCTGCTGTGGTCCTGGGCTCAGCAGAACACCAGGGTACAGGACCTGCTCATGGTGCTGCAGGACATGGGTCATCATAGGGCTCTGCAGCTCTTTCAGAGTCCAGCTCGAG AGTCACCTTTGCCGCAGAGCCATCGACACGTTGAGGACGACTTCACACCTTCCTCTG TGACGCCCACCTCTGAAACGCAGCCTCGTGTCATCACTCTGCGAGACATCATAGAAGGAACCCGCCATTTTCATCACGACATGAGAATCGCAGAGGGCCCCTTTGCCAGCGTCTACAGAGCGTGTGTCGGAAATAAAACGTTCGCCGTCAAGGTTTTTAAACAG ATAAACAGTGTGTCCTGGAAGAAGCAGTGGGAACTCTTCAGGAAGGAAATGGAAATTCATCGCAT GTGTCAGCATCCAAATATCTTAGACCTGGTGGACTGTTTTTCCGATGAGGGCCACTACTGTCTGGTGTACCCATACCTCCCCAATGGATCACTGCACCACAGGCTACACCAACAG AAACAAGAGTGCCCTCTGTCGTGGGAAGAGAGACTCGCCATCATCAAGGGAATCGCAAAGGCTTTGCATCACCTGCACACGGCCCAGCCCTGTCCAGTGATCTGTGGTAACATATCCAG TGCTAACATCTTCTTGGACGATGCCCTGCAGCCCAAACTGTCTGACTTTGGCTTGGCTCGTCTCCGTCCtaagtcagccagtcagtcctGTACCATCACGCTCAACACAGGTTCCCACAGCAACCTGGGGTACCTCCCAGAGGAGTACATCCGAGATGGCAAGCTGTCCTCCAGCCTGGACGTTTACAGCTTTGGAATG CTTATATTGGAAGCAATAACAGGACGGAAGGTCATCGAGGACGGACCTAGACCAACACTGCTG AGAGACGTGTTTGTCACAGTGGTGGAGGAAAGTGGTGGCGGCCTGGACTCCTGTCTGCAGTTTTTGGACAGGACGGCCGGCCAGTGGCCGACTTCCATGGCCCTCAAACTTCTGGATCTGGCCATGAACTGCATTGTCAGCCGCCACCGTCAAAGACCAAACATGGAGAAT GTCCTTCTGGCACTGAGTGAGCTGCTTCTTCCACCCAGATGCCCGCTCGCCGACCAGCCGCACAGCCTGGACGATATAGCCGCTATATATGTGGTGCATAGCCCCTCATCCTCCATACTAGTGGAGCATGATGAGCAGAGTGTGGTACCTGGTTCTCCAGCACAGGAAGGACCTTGTGAATACAGCCAGTCGGAGGTGACATATCTGAGTGACAGTATGGCTGCCCATGATGAGGCTGAAGCTGACCTGTACAGCAGCTTTCCTGTGCAGTGCAGCTGTTCAAGTGAGGAAGGGGGACTGCCCTGTGAAGACTGCAGGGCCAACGGACTCGTTTCTGACCCCACCGGGAGTCCTCACT CTGACTTATGTGTGGTGGAGAATGTAGCCAAGTGCAGGCTGAAGAACAAACTGAGTTTTTATAACAAGGGGCTGATTGACACGGAGGAGCTGTTCTCAGAAACACCGATGCAGCAGGGGGCCGAACGACAACAAAGCAGCATGCAGTCACCTGTTGGGACAAAATCCCAGTGA
- the LOC131457255 gene encoding beta-2-microglobulin-like: MRGFIFVVLLALIGASLAKISPPTVQVYSQTREEHGKPNILICHVTNFYPPMISIKLLKDGKPMALLKEQDLAFEENWYYHLTKFANFTPEIGARYTCSVTHNEKTVEHVWESDL, encoded by the exons ATGAGAGGATTTATCTTCGTTGTTCTTCTGGCTCTAATCGGCGCTTCACTGGCGAAGATCT cTCCGCCCACGGTTCAGGTGTATAGCCAAACGAGAGAAGAGCATGGCAAGCCCAACATCTTGATCTGTCACGTGACCAATTTCTACCCACCAATGATCTCCATCAAGCTGTTGAAGGATGGCAAGCCAATGGCCCTCCTCAAAGAGCAAGACCTGGCATTTGAGGAAAACTGGTATTACCACCTGACCAAATTTGCGAACTTCACCCCGGAAATAGGAGCAAGATACACTTGCAGCGTAACCCACAACGAGAAAACGGTCGAGCACGTTTGGG AATCGGATCTTTAA
- the LOC131455776 gene encoding beta-2-microglobulin-like has translation MKLLLCFAALAAVYCSVESKFNPPKVQVYSEKPGMYGEDNMLICHVSDFHPPDISIELLKNGQVIPNVEQTDLAFSGNWHFHLTQNVAFKPQDGETYICRITHNSKVTDFAWESNM, from the exons ATGAAGCTACTTCTGTGTTTTGCAGCGCTGGCTGCTGTTTACTGCTCAGTGGAGTCCAAATTCA ATCCTCCCAAAGTCCAGGTGTACAGCGAAAAACCAGGAATGTACGGGGAGGACAACATGCTCATCTGCCACGTGAGCGACTTCCACCCCCCTGACATCAGCATCGAGCTTCTGAAGAACGGACAAGTGATCCCCAATGTCGAGCAGACCGACCTGGCCTTCAGCGGGAACTGGCACTTCCATCTGACACAGAACGTGGCCTTCAAACCACAGGATGGAGAGACGTACATCTGTCGCATCACTCACAACTCCAAAGTGACCGATTTTGCCTGGG AGTCAAACATGTAA
- the tmbim4 gene encoding protein lifeguard 4, whose translation MSTDKYPRSSIEDDFNYGTNVATASVQIRMDFLRKVYSLLSLQIILTTATSALFMFSQTIKEFVHASPVVVLVPALGSLILLVALAVYRHKHPVNLYLLLVFTLLEAVSVATAVTFYDYSTVLQALFLTCAVFAGLTAFTFQSKRDFSRLGVGLFACLWILIIASFMRFFFNSDAIELAMSAAGALVFCGFIIYDTHLLMKQLSPEEHILASINLYLDIVNLFLHILRILDSLKKH comes from the exons ATGAGTACGGACAAATATCCCAGGTCGTCAATTGAAGACGACTTTAACTATGGCACTAATGTTGCTACAGCCAGTGTTCAGATACGAATGG ACTTCCTGAGAAAGGTGTACAGCCTCCTCAGCCTGCAGATCATTCTGACTACAGCTACCTCTGCTCTCTTCATGTTCTCTCAAACCATCAAGGAGTTTGTCCACGCCAG TCCCGTGGTGGTTTTGGTCCCAGCACTGGGTTCTCTGATTCTTCTTGTGGCCTTGGCCGTGTATAGACACAAACATCCAGTCAACCTCTACCTGCTGCTTGTATTT actCTGTTGGAGGCGGTTTCTGTGGCCACTGCTG TGACCTTCTATGACTACTCCACTGTACTGCAAGCCTTGTTCCTGACCTGTGCGGTCTTTGCTGGACTGACGGCCTTCACCTTCCAGTCCAAAAGAGACTTCAGCAGATTGGGAGTAGG TCTATTCGCCTGCCTCTGGATCCTCATCATCGCAAGCTTCATGAGG TTCTTCTTCAACAGTGACGCCATAGAGCTGGCCATGTCTGCCGCCGGTGCTCTGGTCTTCTGTGGCTTCATCATCTATGACACGCACCTGCTGATGAAGCAGCTGTCCCCCGAGGAGCACATCCTGGCCTCCATCAACCTCTACCTGGACATTGTCAACCTCTTCCTGCACATCCTGCGTATCCTTGACTCTCTGAAGAAGCACTGA